The proteins below are encoded in one region of Campylobacter helveticus:
- a CDS encoding ABC transporter substrate-binding protein — translation MRILALMLCLLYALWAKDMLIIGVENEAVKINPAYSEDHDAVIGLIFSGLVRFDENMKVQPDLAKSWSISQDGLVYEFELRDDVLWHDGVKFSAKDVKFSLEAFKNPKNNAEIYVNFKDIKSVEILNDYKVKITLSKPFVAFLDSLSAGILPAHLFEKENLNTSKFNQNPVGTGAFKFEKWKKGEYVSLSANENFYLGKVKSKKLILRHINDANVAAVELKNSKIDAALIDSSLLKTFEGDKKFKITREKSADYRALMFNLENEFLKDKNVRLALNYAVNKQAIVDNILHGYGFVASHPLQNSWAAPKEFKSYTYDMKKADELLLKAGFKKNAKGLYEKNGKVLSFDIYTMSNDPLRVSLAGILQSEFKKFGVETKVVAKPSGSFDYSKVDSFLIGWGSPYDPDFHTYRVFESSQDTNKSPIGWNFGHYNDENVDKALEKARNSLDSKERKKHYAEFINALYENPPFIFLTYLDFALVYDANLKGVKPRILGHHGVGFTHNAYEWSKN, via the coding sequence TATCATCGGCGTGGAAAATGAAGCGGTTAAAATCAACCCAGCTTATAGTGAGGACCACGATGCGGTGATAGGATTAATTTTTTCAGGTTTAGTGCGTTTTGATGAAAATATGAAAGTGCAGCCTGATTTAGCAAAATCTTGGAGCATTAGTCAGGATGGTTTGGTTTATGAGTTTGAGCTTAGAGATGATGTTTTGTGGCACGATGGGGTGAAATTTAGCGCCAAAGATGTGAAATTTAGCCTTGAAGCGTTTAAAAATCCTAAAAATAATGCGGAAATTTATGTTAATTTTAAGGATATTAAAAGTGTAGAAATTTTAAATGACTATAAGGTCAAAATCACGCTTTCTAAGCCTTTCGTGGCTTTTTTAGATTCTTTAAGTGCTGGGATATTGCCAGCTCACTTATTTGAAAAAGAGAACTTAAACACAAGCAAGTTCAATCAAAATCCAGTCGGCACGGGAGCTTTTAAATTTGAAAAATGGAAAAAAGGCGAGTATGTTAGTTTAAGCGCAAATGAGAATTTTTACTTGGGAAAGGTAAAGAGCAAAAAGCTTATTTTAAGGCATATTAATGATGCAAATGTCGCGGCTGTGGAGCTTAAAAATAGCAAAATTGACGCGGCTTTGATTGATTCTTCTTTGCTAAAAACTTTTGAGGGGGACAAGAAATTTAAAATTACGAGGGAGAAATCGGCTGATTATAGAGCCTTAATGTTTAATTTGGAAAATGAATTTTTAAAAGATAAAAATGTCCGTTTAGCGCTTAATTATGCGGTAAATAAACAAGCCATCGTTGATAATATTTTGCATGGATATGGTTTTGTTGCTTCGCATCCTTTGCAAAATTCTTGGGCAGCTCCTAAGGAATTTAAAAGCTATACTTATGATATGAAAAAGGCTGATGAGCTTTTGCTAAAGGCGGGTTTTAAAAAGAATGCAAAAGGTTTGTATGAGAAAAATGGCAAGGTGCTAAGTTTTGACATTTATACGATGAGTAATGACCCTTTGCGTGTAAGTTTGGCTGGAATTTTACAGAGTGAGTTTAAGAAATTTGGCGTGGAAACTAAGGTTGTGGCTAAGCCATCGGGTAGTTTTGACTATTCTAAGGTGGATAGTTTTTTAATAGGCTGGGGGAGTCCGTATGACCCGGATTTTCACACTTATAGGGTATTTGAAAGCTCACAAGATACAAATAAAAGCCCGATAGGCTGGAATTTTGGACACTATAATGATGAAAATGTGGATAAAGCTTTAGAAAAAGCGAGAAATTCACTAGATTCTAAAGAAAGAAAGAAGCATTATGCTGAATTTATCAATGCCCTTTATGAAAATCCGCCTTTCATTTTCCTTACTTATTTAGATTTTGCTTTAGTTTATGATGCGAATTTAAAGGGTGTTAAGCCTAGAATTTTAGGGCATCACGGCGTTGGTTTTACGCATAATGCTTATGAGTGGAGTAAAAATTAG